One part of the Terriglobales bacterium genome encodes these proteins:
- a CDS encoding PadR family transcriptional regulator, which yields MAKQTPERANLLQGTLDMLILRTLLYGPAHGHQIGKHIQRTTNDFLQMQHGSLYPALHRLERRGWITSKWEMAPDRNREFKYYRLTDKGRKQLVVEESQWKQMAEAVARVMWPAAEES from the coding sequence ATGGCCAAACAGACACCGGAACGCGCGAACCTTCTGCAAGGCACCCTTGACATGCTGATCTTGCGAACTCTTCTCTATGGTCCTGCTCACGGCCACCAGATCGGCAAGCATATTCAGCGGACCACGAATGATTTTCTCCAGATGCAGCACGGCTCGCTTTACCCCGCGCTGCACCGGCTGGAGCGAAGGGGATGGATCACCTCGAAATGGGAGATGGCTCCAGATCGGAATCGGGAATTCAAGTACTACCGGCTTACCGATAAGGGAAGAAAACAGCTTGTCGTCGAAGAATCTCAATGGAAGCAGATGGCCGAAGCTGTGGCGCGGGTGATGTGGCCCGCAGCTGAGGAGAGCTGA
- a CDS encoding ABC transporter permease produces MKWWQIGKLDADLERELQSDLQLEEEEQREHGIAPEEARYAALRAFGNPSVISEQTREVWSWDRLETLLRDLRISIRTLARQPGFSAVAMLVIAVGMGATISLFTVVWSVLLKPLPFDHPEQLVRLYESSEKFPANVVAPGAYGEWKRESRSFSNLALYTPWPQYNLSEGRALPEQVRATVCSWDLFATLGVQPSIGRSFTPEDDQPSANGTVILSWSVWKRRFGGESSVIGRKINLDAKPYTVIGVMPRWFAFPEQKVQVFLPVYHERTPAQMAQVDNHGFIVIGRLKPGVTREQATQEVSTIVRRIHDAHLDLPFMSTGAGMRPLIDYLVRNVKPALYMLLAATGCMLLIACLNVANLLTARSAARAREIAIRKALGGSRIRLLREQLIETFVLFSVGGAAGLALAYAALRWFVITRTDMVRAESIGIDAVVVATVAGLVLICALLAGLIPVLASRSGNLVAALQESSRSSTSGSSRTGVRKVLVGAEVAFTVVLLVSASLLLKSYMRLRSNDLGCATDNILTMHFILPKVQYSNPAQRVAFFDDLLARVRALPGVDAAGLVRAVPGEGYFGDGSVTIAEHPPLPQGQTLLAIVRWADPSYFAAIKVPFLRGRTFGSDQRLDGANEAIISAEFARQYFPNEDAIGKHLIGFGRGSYEIGSYEIVGVVGDTRYELAEQPEPMMYFPIDAGIESGAALVVRAARDPESLALPIQKLIQQMDRELAVSDVLTMNQIVNKSSLDANFEATLLAAFAGISLLLAAVGLFGVLAYLATQRRTEIGIRLALGAQREHVLHLMLLDGLAPALGGTAAGSLLAIAAAQLIRSSLFATKPLDPAVFASVIGLLLGVATTACLLPAWRASRVQPATVLRSE; encoded by the coding sequence ATGAAATGGTGGCAGATCGGGAAACTCGATGCCGATTTGGAACGGGAACTCCAATCGGACCTTCAACTGGAAGAAGAAGAGCAGCGGGAACACGGCATTGCTCCAGAAGAGGCCCGCTATGCCGCCCTGCGCGCCTTCGGCAATCCCAGTGTGATTAGCGAGCAAACTCGCGAGGTCTGGAGTTGGGACAGGCTCGAGACTCTTCTCCGCGATCTAAGAATCAGCATCCGCACGCTCGCGCGGCAGCCGGGATTTTCAGCGGTGGCGATGCTGGTAATCGCCGTTGGCATGGGCGCGACGATCTCGCTGTTCACCGTCGTCTGGTCGGTTCTCCTGAAACCTCTGCCGTTCGACCACCCGGAGCAACTTGTTCGGCTCTACGAAAGTAGCGAAAAGTTTCCGGCGAACGTCGTCGCCCCCGGCGCCTACGGCGAATGGAAACGGGAGAGCCGATCGTTCTCCAATCTCGCGCTTTATACACCCTGGCCGCAGTACAACCTCTCCGAAGGACGTGCGCTGCCCGAACAGGTCCGTGCAACGGTCTGTTCCTGGGATCTTTTCGCCACGCTCGGTGTCCAGCCCAGCATCGGACGCTCCTTCACGCCGGAGGACGATCAGCCTTCCGCCAACGGTACCGTCATTCTCAGTTGGTCTGTTTGGAAACGCCGCTTCGGCGGGGAGTCTTCCGTGATCGGCCGCAAAATCAATCTGGATGCCAAACCTTACACCGTGATTGGCGTGATGCCGCGTTGGTTCGCTTTTCCCGAGCAGAAGGTGCAGGTCTTCCTTCCTGTGTACCACGAGAGAACGCCCGCGCAGATGGCCCAGGTCGACAACCACGGGTTCATCGTCATTGGAAGGCTGAAGCCCGGCGTCACTCGTGAGCAGGCCACACAGGAAGTCTCGACGATCGTGCGCCGCATCCATGACGCCCATCTCGACCTTCCGTTCATGAGCACCGGCGCGGGGATGCGGCCACTCATCGATTACCTGGTGCGCAACGTGAAGCCCGCGCTGTATATGCTCCTGGCCGCTACCGGTTGCATGCTGCTGATCGCGTGCCTCAACGTGGCCAACCTGCTGACGGCCCGCTCCGCGGCACGAGCGCGCGAAATTGCCATCCGGAAAGCGCTCGGTGGCAGTCGCATCCGGCTACTTCGTGAGCAGCTCATTGAAACGTTCGTACTTTTCTCCGTCGGAGGAGCAGCAGGCCTCGCTCTCGCCTACGCAGCTCTCCGATGGTTCGTCATCACGCGAACCGATATGGTGCGCGCGGAGTCGATCGGCATTGATGCCGTCGTGGTCGCAACCGTCGCGGGACTCGTATTGATTTGCGCTCTGCTCGCCGGACTCATCCCGGTGCTGGCAAGCCGTTCCGGGAACCTGGTCGCGGCGCTGCAAGAGTCTTCGCGCAGTTCCACCTCGGGCTCTTCGCGTACGGGTGTGCGCAAAGTGCTCGTGGGCGCCGAAGTTGCGTTCACCGTGGTTCTGCTCGTCAGCGCCAGCTTGCTGCTCAAGAGCTACATGCGGCTGCGGTCGAATGACCTGGGCTGCGCGACCGACAACATTCTCACCATGCATTTCATTCTTCCGAAAGTGCAGTACAGCAACCCGGCACAGCGGGTGGCATTCTTCGACGATCTGCTCGCGCGCGTGCGGGCGTTGCCGGGAGTGGACGCGGCCGGCCTGGTCCGCGCGGTTCCCGGCGAAGGATACTTCGGCGACGGTAGCGTGACCATCGCCGAGCATCCGCCCTTGCCGCAGGGGCAGACGCTACTAGCGATCGTTCGCTGGGCTGATCCCAGCTATTTCGCGGCGATAAAAGTCCCGTTCCTGCGCGGGCGCACCTTCGGTTCCGATCAGCGTCTCGATGGCGCCAACGAAGCCATCATCAGCGCTGAGTTCGCGCGGCAGTATTTTCCAAATGAGGACGCGATCGGCAAGCACCTGATCGGCTTCGGCCGGGGGAGTTACGAGATCGGGAGTTACGAGATCGTCGGTGTCGTGGGCGACACCCGATACGAACTGGCCGAGCAACCGGAACCGATGATGTATTTCCCGATCGATGCCGGCATAGAAAGCGGCGCCGCCCTCGTTGTCCGCGCCGCACGCGATCCCGAGAGCCTCGCACTTCCCATTCAGAAGCTCATTCAGCAGATGGATCGCGAACTCGCCGTTTCGGACGTGCTCACGATGAATCAGATCGTCAACAAATCATCCCTCGACGCAAATTTCGAAGCGACGTTGCTGGCGGCCTTCGCGGGCATATCGCTGTTGCTGGCTGCCGTGGGTCTGTTCGGCGTGCTCGCATACTTGGCGACGCAGCGCCGCACGGAGATCGGTATCCGGCTGGCACTCGGGGCGCAAAGAGAACATGTCCTGCATCTGATGCTGCTCGATGGTCTCGCTCCCGCCTTGGGCGGGACTGCCGCAGGCTCGCTCCTCGCCATCGCCGCAGCGCAACTGATCCGCTCCAGCTTGTTTGCCACCAAACCGCTCGACCCTGCCGTGTTCGCCAGTGTCATCGGACTCCTGCTCGGGGTTGCGACCACGGCGTGCCTGCTACCGGCGTGGCGCGCCTCGCGCGTACAACCAGCGACGGTTCTACGCAGCGAGTGA
- a CDS encoding pentapeptide repeat-containing protein — translation MIVFREARKRPLPWRERRQQIPAWSTPFFALEWVWEWVAFALSRWTFVEVLEYFGTLSVLVAVIFYFYESGDRVKQRHYQAWQVINTAQGKGGSGGRIEALQELNRDRVPLVGVDVSGAFLQAIRLKNARLLRSDFSAADVRNSDFDAANLQDSNLRSANFRQSNFQDASLAGAEMEDGDFEGADFSRADLTGAVFDNADLRLASLKDSQWNEIRSIKGANVFGVHDAPAGFVEWATKHGAVQMQSDEQWENWREARKQ, via the coding sequence ATGATCGTTTTTCGCGAGGCCCGTAAGCGGCCGCTTCCTTGGCGTGAACGCAGGCAACAAATCCCAGCGTGGAGCACACCCTTCTTTGCTCTCGAATGGGTTTGGGAATGGGTAGCGTTTGCGTTGAGCCGGTGGACCTTTGTCGAGGTATTGGAATACTTCGGCACCCTTTCCGTTCTCGTTGCCGTGATCTTTTATTTTTATGAATCCGGAGACCGCGTGAAGCAGCGACACTACCAAGCCTGGCAGGTCATTAATACAGCGCAAGGTAAGGGTGGAAGCGGAGGTCGCATCGAAGCGCTGCAGGAGCTGAATCGGGATCGCGTACCGCTTGTGGGCGTGGATGTCTCCGGAGCATTTCTACAGGCAATTCGCCTCAAGAATGCCCGCCTGCTGCGATCGGATTTCAGCGCCGCGGATGTCCGCAACAGTGATTTCGATGCCGCCAACCTGCAGGATTCAAACCTGCGTTCTGCCAATTTCCGGCAGAGCAATTTTCAGGATGCCTCTCTCGCCGGAGCCGAAATGGAAGATGGTGACTTTGAAGGAGCAGACTTCAGCAGAGCCGACTTGACGGGCGCCGTGTTCGATAATGCCGATCTTCGTTTGGCCTCCCTCAAAGATTCCCAGTGGAACGAGATTCGCTCCATCAAGGGAGCCAACGTGTTTGGTGTGCACGATGCTCCGGCTGGTTTTGTGGAATGGGCGACCAAGCATGGAGCTGTGCAGATGCAATCCGATGAGCAGTGGGAGAATTGGCGCGAAGCTCGGAAGCAGTAG
- a CDS encoding response regulator transcription factor: MSPVPKANHSQGKTTPGKKFFVLLADDDPIVCEVVRAKLSASQEFQVVGEAHDGKRAIEQVEKLHPDVLLLDLLMPNLPGIEALKELSARHATAHTIVFSASVGPEQIVQALQLGARGILSKKSIAQLEPAMRSVLNGNYWVEGREEGDVGKILADLSASMRAGAQPRNYGLTQREIEVIGLVTEGCSNREIASRLNITEDTVKRHLTNIFDKIGMSTRLELALFALKNNLAAPNRA, translated from the coding sequence ATGAGCCCTGTTCCTAAGGCGAACCATTCGCAGGGAAAGACTACTCCAGGAAAGAAGTTTTTCGTTCTGCTGGCTGATGACGATCCAATTGTCTGCGAAGTTGTCCGCGCGAAGCTCTCCGCGAGCCAGGAGTTCCAGGTGGTTGGGGAAGCGCATGACGGTAAGCGGGCGATCGAGCAGGTCGAGAAGCTGCATCCCGACGTACTGCTGCTCGACCTTCTTATGCCCAATCTGCCAGGAATTGAAGCGTTGAAGGAACTCTCTGCCAGGCACGCCACGGCACACACGATTGTCTTCAGCGCATCGGTTGGCCCCGAACAGATTGTGCAAGCGTTGCAGCTCGGTGCTCGTGGCATCTTGAGTAAGAAGAGCATTGCTCAACTCGAGCCTGCAATGCGCTCAGTGCTCAACGGCAACTACTGGGTCGAGGGGCGCGAAGAGGGGGATGTCGGCAAAATCCTGGCGGATCTTTCTGCGTCCATGAGAGCAGGCGCACAGCCGCGAAACTATGGTCTTACTCAACGAGAGATCGAAGTGATAGGACTAGTCACAGAAGGCTGCAGCAATCGGGAAATCGCTTCGCGACTGAACATCACGGAAGACACGGTGAAGCGGCATCTCACGAACATCTTCGACAAGATCGGAATGTCGACCCGTCTGGAGCTGGCTCTCTTCGCTCTAAAGAACAACCTTGCAGCTCCCAATCGCGCCTGA